One region of Olleya sp. Hel_I_94 genomic DNA includes:
- a CDS encoding cupin domain-containing protein — translation MKTTRTLFLLFTVIAIGFNAYAQEGKRPSMGNSYGIINIDEYVTLLPKNHNGIIKDIRLLDREHAGVRIFRLYDEVPMHYHAKSDAYLYILNGKAEFYVADKGPVVAGTGDLLFWAKGTPHGNGKILEGPLDVLVFDAIARDPSDVIWVDPSTQKKFLGN, via the coding sequence ATGAAAACTACAAGAACACTTTTTCTATTATTTACAGTAATTGCCATAGGTTTTAACGCCTATGCGCAAGAAGGCAAAAGACCTTCAATGGGTAACTCTTACGGTATTATTAATATTGATGAATATGTTACGCTACTCCCAAAAAATCATAACGGAATCATTAAAGACATCAGACTATTAGATCGCGAACACGCTGGTGTTAGAATCTTTAGGTTGTATGATGAAGTACCTATGCACTACCACGCAAAATCTGATGCCTACCTCTACATTTTAAATGGCAAAGCAGAATTTTATGTTGCCGATAAAGGTCCTGTTGTTGCAGGAACAGGCGACTTATTGTTTTGGGCTAAAGGAACACCGCACGGTAACGGAAAAATTTTAGAAGGTCCGTTAGACGTACTCGTTTTTGACGCAATAGCCAGAGATCCAAGCGATGTTATTTGGGTAGACCCATCAACGCAAAAAAAGTTTTTAGGCAACTAA
- a CDS encoding Crp/Fnr family transcriptional regulator: protein MEEKLDLLRQHFEELFALTNDEWNFIQSHFEYKSLKKHQFLIQAGQAVDFEYWIVKGLVKAYSIDEKGKEHILQFAMENYWVSDHCAFQHQEPGSIFVDCLEDSEFFCLSLENREKICLEVPAVANFFRIKSNNGYINLQQRILSLLTMTAESRYEYLLNKLPKLIQRVPKKLIASYLGVSRETLSRFNS, encoded by the coding sequence ATGGAAGAAAAACTTGATTTACTAAGACAACATTTTGAAGAGTTATTTGCATTAACAAATGACGAATGGAATTTTATACAATCGCACTTTGAATATAAAAGCTTAAAAAAACACCAATTCTTAATCCAAGCAGGACAAGCTGTGGATTTTGAATATTGGATTGTTAAAGGCTTAGTTAAAGCGTATTCCATAGATGAGAAAGGTAAAGAGCATATTCTTCAATTTGCAATGGAAAATTACTGGGTGAGTGATCACTGTGCTTTTCAACACCAAGAACCAGGTTCTATTTTTGTAGATTGCCTTGAAGATTCAGAGTTTTTCTGTTTGTCTTTAGAAAATAGAGAGAAAATTTGCTTAGAAGTCCCAGCAGTTGCCAACTTCTTCAGAATTAAATCTAACAACGGTTATATAAATTTACAGCAAAGAATCCTTTCTTTACTCACAATGACCGCAGAAAGCAGGTACGAATACCTGTTAAATAAACTTCCAAAATTAATACAACGCGTTCCTAAAAAATTAATTGCTTCTTATTTAGGCGTATCTAGAGAGACATTGAGTCGTTTTAACAGTTAA
- a CDS encoding MarC family protein, translated as MKDILTTILFLIAVIDPLGSVPVYLEATKNFDKKYKKRVAIRASIVAFFVLLFFMVIGQFILEGMQVTLDAFQISGGVILFLFALTMIFGDGKPETEKHLIKDYKHVTIFPVAIPSIASPGAIMAVVLMTDNHVYTIEQQTITILLVLVVVAITSLLLLAANVVQEKVGEYGITVISKIMGLILASYAVQSILSGLKDFFA; from the coding sequence ATGAAAGACATTTTAACAACTATATTATTTTTAATTGCTGTAATTGATCCATTAGGATCAGTACCTGTTTATTTAGAAGCTACCAAAAATTTTGATAAAAAATATAAAAAACGTGTGGCCATCAGAGCTAGTATTGTTGCGTTTTTTGTACTTCTGTTTTTTATGGTTATTGGTCAATTTATTTTAGAAGGTATGCAAGTAACTTTAGATGCGTTTCAGATTTCTGGAGGTGTAATCTTATTTTTGTTTGCATTGACAATGATTTTTGGAGATGGTAAACCAGAAACCGAAAAACACTTAATTAAAGATTATAAACACGTCACTATTTTTCCTGTAGCTATACCTTCCATAGCGTCTCCAGGAGCCATAATGGCTGTGGTTTTAATGACCGATAATCATGTTTATACAATAGAGCAGCAAACCATTACTATTTTATTAGTTTTAGTTGTTGTTGCAATTACATCGCTATTACTTTTAGCAGCAAATGTTGTGCAAGAAAAGGTTGGTGAGTATGGTATTACCGTAATTAGTAAAATTATGGGATTAATATTAGCCTCATATGCAGTACAAAGTATATTGAGTGGCTTAAAAGATTTTTTTGCTTAA
- a CDS encoding DUF3124 domain-containing protein, giving the protein MRYVLFFIIVLVAFSCETEQEDVYVASNNWKAMQWNKPLSDSLVSGSTYLSVYSQIYSVTEHKRHDLTATVSIRNINKKDTIFIKEADFYNTKGDLVKVYFTETIYVNPMQTIEIVINERDIEGGTGANFVFDWLASKDAKPPYFEAVMISTSGQQGLSFTTKGVEIE; this is encoded by the coding sequence ATGAGATATGTATTGTTTTTTATTATCGTGTTAGTCGCTTTTAGTTGCGAAACTGAACAGGAAGACGTCTATGTAGCTTCTAATAATTGGAAAGCGATGCAATGGAATAAACCACTTAGTGACTCGTTAGTTTCTGGGTCAACATATTTATCTGTGTACTCCCAAATATATAGTGTTACAGAGCATAAACGCCATGATTTGACTGCAACTGTTAGTATTAGAAATATTAATAAAAAGGATACTATTTTTATAAAAGAAGCGGATTTTTACAATACAAAAGGGGATTTAGTTAAAGTGTATTTTACCGAAACGATTTATGTAAATCCGATGCAAACTATTGAAATTGTTATTAATGAAAGAGATATAGAAGGTGGTACAGGTGCTAATTTTGTTTTTGATTGGTTAGCGTCTAAAGATGCAAAACCGCCTTATTTTGAAGCAGTGATGATCTCTACCTCAGGACAACAAGGTTTGTCTTTTACAACTAAAGGTGTTGAAATCGAGTAA
- the ytxJ gene encoding bacillithiol system redox-active protein YtxJ, with protein MFGKLFGGSKAPKEEKVLPWKNLTEVSQLSEIERLSLGKTQVIFKHSTRCGISSMVMNQFVAAFDVDANLDLYYLDLLSYREVSNETGYKFQVMHQSPQLLVIKNGVVVAHASHGAINEIDLTKFI; from the coding sequence ATGTTTGGAAAATTATTTGGAGGATCAAAAGCGCCAAAAGAAGAGAAAGTATTACCATGGAAAAATTTAACCGAAGTGTCTCAGTTATCAGAGATAGAGCGTTTATCACTTGGTAAAACACAAGTTATATTTAAGCATTCTACACGATGTGGAATAAGTAGTATGGTTATGAACCAGTTTGTTGCTGCGTTTGACGTGGATGCTAATTTAGATTTATATTATCTAGACTTATTAAGCTACAGAGAAGTCTCTAATGAGACTGGTTATAAGTTTCAGGTAATGCACCAAAGTCCACAGTTATTAGTGATAAAAAATGGAGTAGTGGTGGCACATGCCAGTCATGGTGCAATAAATGAGATTGATTTAACTAAATTTATTTAA
- the clpB gene encoding ATP-dependent chaperone ClpB, with amino-acid sequence MNPDNYTIKSQEAIQRAQQIAQSYGHQQIENEHFFKAIFEVDENVLPFILKKLNVNLNVLELALDKQLESFPKVTGADLMLSREASKTLNEASIIAKAMNDDYVSIEHFILAVFKSKSKIAQMLKDQGVTEKGLKAAIDELRKGDRVTSQSQEETYNSLNKYAKNLNKLARDGKLDPVIGRDEEIRRILQILSRRTKNNPILVGEPGTGKTAIAEGLAHRIVDGDVPENLVDKQIFALDMGALIAGAKFKGEFEERLKAVIKEVTESEGDIVLFIDEIHTLVGAGGGQGAMDAANILKPALARGELRAIGATTLDEYQKYFEKDKALERRFQKVMVNEPDTESAISILRGIKEKYETHHKVRIKDDAIIGAVELSQRYITNRFLPDKAIDLMDEAAAKMRMEINSKPEELDVLDRKVMQLEIEIEAIKREKDESKLKTLQSDLANLKEERNEINAKWISEKEVVDNIQNRKQDIENFKLEAEKAERDGDYGKVAELRYGKIKEAQEALEKLQKDLADNQSENSLIKEEVTYEDIAEVVAKWTGIPVTKMLQGDREKLLNLEKELHKRVIGQEEAIVAVSDAVRRSRAGLQNPEKPIGTFLFLGTTGVGKTELAKALAEYLFDDESAMTRIDMSEYQERHAVSRLVGAPPGYVGYDEGGQLTEAVRRKPYSVVLLDEIEKAHPDTFNILLQVLDEGHLTDNKGRIADFKNTIIIMTSNMGSQIIQERFDAVKDVETAIEGAKVDVLALLKQTVRPEFINRIDDIIMFTPLTQDNITEIVGLQLKGISKMIAKQGITFDATPEAIKYLAYKGYNPEYGARPVKRVIQKDVLNQLSKEILSGKVTTDSIILLDAFDGELVFRNQSDLVTEEL; translated from the coding sequence ATGAACCCAGATAATTATACAATCAAATCGCAAGAAGCCATACAACGCGCTCAGCAGATTGCGCAAAGTTATGGTCATCAACAAATAGAAAATGAACACTTTTTTAAAGCCATTTTTGAGGTTGATGAAAACGTATTACCATTCATCTTAAAAAAACTGAATGTCAATCTTAATGTATTAGAATTAGCATTAGATAAGCAACTAGAAAGTTTTCCTAAAGTTACAGGAGCAGATTTAATGCTGTCTCGTGAAGCCAGTAAAACATTAAACGAAGCGTCTATTATTGCCAAAGCAATGAATGACGATTACGTATCCATAGAGCACTTTATTTTAGCAGTCTTTAAATCAAAGAGCAAAATAGCACAAATGCTAAAAGACCAAGGTGTGACAGAAAAAGGTTTAAAAGCAGCTATTGACGAGCTTAGAAAAGGAGATCGTGTAACCTCACAAAGTCAAGAGGAAACCTACAACTCCCTTAATAAATACGCTAAAAACCTAAATAAATTAGCCAGAGACGGAAAATTAGATCCGGTAATTGGTCGTGATGAAGAAATTAGAAGAATCCTTCAAATTTTATCTCGTCGTACTAAAAACAATCCAATATTAGTTGGTGAGCCTGGAACTGGTAAAACCGCTATTGCAGAAGGTTTAGCACACAGAATTGTAGATGGTGACGTCCCAGAAAACCTAGTGGATAAGCAAATTTTTGCGTTAGACATGGGTGCACTAATTGCAGGTGCTAAATTTAAAGGCGAATTTGAAGAACGCCTAAAAGCAGTTATAAAAGAAGTAACAGAAAGTGAAGGTGACATTGTACTATTTATTGACGAAATCCATACACTTGTTGGTGCAGGTGGCGGACAAGGAGCAATGGATGCTGCAAACATTTTAAAACCTGCTTTAGCGCGTGGTGAGTTGCGCGCTATTGGAGCAACCACTTTAGATGAGTACCAAAAGTATTTTGAAAAAGATAAAGCCTTAGAGCGTCGTTTCCAGAAAGTAATGGTTAATGAACCTGACACAGAAAGTGCCATTTCTATTTTAAGAGGAATTAAAGAAAAATACGAAACACACCATAAAGTACGTATTAAAGATGATGCTATTATTGGTGCTGTAGAGTTATCTCAACGCTATATTACCAACAGATTTTTACCAGATAAAGCTATTGACTTAATGGATGAAGCTGCTGCTAAAATGCGTATGGAAATCAACTCAAAACCAGAAGAACTTGATGTTTTAGACAGAAAAGTGATGCAGTTAGAGATTGAAATCGAAGCAATTAAGCGTGAAAAAGACGAAAGTAAATTAAAAACATTACAATCTGATTTAGCTAATTTAAAAGAAGAACGCAACGAGATCAATGCTAAATGGATTAGCGAAAAAGAAGTTGTAGACAACATACAAAACAGAAAACAAGACATCGAAAACTTTAAGCTTGAAGCAGAAAAAGCTGAACGCGATGGAGATTACGGTAAGGTTGCCGAGTTACGTTATGGTAAGATTAAAGAAGCACAAGAAGCATTAGAAAAATTACAGAAAGATTTAGCTGATAACCAGTCTGAAAATTCTTTAATCAAAGAAGAGGTAACTTATGAAGATATTGCAGAAGTTGTTGCTAAATGGACAGGCATTCCTGTTACTAAAATGTTACAAGGCGATCGCGAAAAGCTTTTAAACCTTGAAAAAGAATTACACAAACGTGTGATTGGTCAAGAAGAAGCTATTGTTGCGGTTAGTGATGCAGTAAGACGTAGTCGTGCAGGATTACAAAATCCAGAAAAACCAATCGGAACCTTCCTTTTTTTAGGAACAACTGGTGTTGGTAAAACAGAGTTAGCTAAAGCATTAGCAGAATATCTGTTTGATGATGAAAGCGCGATGACCAGAATAGATATGAGCGAATACCAAGAGCGTCATGCGGTAAGCAGATTAGTTGGTGCGCCTCCAGGATATGTTGGTTATGATGAAGGTGGGCAACTAACCGAAGCAGTTAGACGTAAACCTTATTCTGTAGTGCTTTTAGACGAAATTGAAAAAGCGCATCCAGACACGTTTAATATCTTATTACAAGTGTTAGACGAAGGACATTTAACAGATAATAAAGGTCGTATTGCAGATTTTAAAAACACTATTATTATCATGACCTCCAACATGGGAAGTCAAATAATACAAGAGCGTTTTGATGCTGTAAAAGATGTAGAAACTGCTATTGAAGGTGCTAAAGTGGATGTTTTAGCCTTATTAAAACAAACGGTAAGACCTGAGTTTATAAATAGGATTGATGACATTATTATGTTTACACCTTTAACGCAAGATAATATTACAGAAATTGTAGGATTACAGCTAAAAGGTATTTCTAAAATGATTGCAAAACAAGGGATAACTTTTGATGCAACACCTGAAGCTATTAAATATCTAGCATACAAAGGTTATAATCCAGAATATGGTGCAAGACCTGTAAAACGTGTCATTCAGAAAGATGTACTTAACCAATTAAGTAAAGAGATTTTATCAGGAAAAGTAACAACAGATAGTATTATTTTATTAGATGCTTTTGATGGCGAATTAGTCTTTAGAAATCAAAGCGATTTAGTAACGGAAGAACTGTAA
- a CDS encoding PEP/pyruvate-binding domain-containing protein, with protein sequence MITSLLKNHLVVLFILTSTFVLSQSKFKRVLTSETDFNALKTSPNTNKYGNIDALKVVFDIKEQQLYFINSKDYKYHYHFCKGYLEIPETLREFNNTNYTSQHKNKRFLLGNINHYLANNTYNLELSPIDDMQIAEIKTFYEAIKKATYFKSFNFFLNTARLEQLDAVLDIPTLSASDLYGDQTYQAVSTQKSYGCLKFVAVDSLKQNNISKHDIIVINQPILELPITAGVITTILQTPLSHISVLGKNRQIPIAAYTKAMQSDILKSFDNQYVSFEVALDTFYIKPISKELFERKTKKQKKATLFLEKNTAVQTLINADNLSQNSINTVGGKAANFGVLYDLAKQEAFKIPESAFAIPFYYYEAHLKTSGADSLVKQMIYDYKINQDANKLTQQLKTIQKLIKKTPLDPDLISQVEAKIKSLGDETRLRFRSSTNAEDIVGFSGAGLYDSKTGIVGSKKKSIEKAIKKVWSSLWYERAFLERDYFNIDQNSIAMGILVHRSFPNEKANGVAITKNLYRKNYLGNVINVQVGDASVVKPEDGVTCDQIICYSGSSSKLYNEKRIVEIISHSNLNNGKLVMTEAEIITLSEQLEKIKKHYYYNVYKSKQKYLEFGLDIEFKLDGADRELYIKQVRYFND encoded by the coding sequence TTGATCACATCCCTACTAAAAAATCATCTTGTCGTTCTTTTTATATTAACCTCAACATTTGTTTTATCTCAATCTAAATTTAAACGTGTATTAACTTCGGAAACCGATTTTAACGCCTTAAAAACATCACCAAACACTAATAAATATGGGAATATTGATGCTTTAAAAGTCGTTTTTGATATTAAAGAACAACAACTCTATTTTATAAATAGTAAAGACTATAAATACCATTACCATTTTTGTAAAGGCTATTTAGAAATCCCAGAAACTTTAAGAGAATTTAATAACACTAACTATACTTCTCAACATAAAAACAAACGTTTTTTATTAGGGAACATAAACCATTATTTAGCAAACAACACTTATAATTTAGAGCTTTCTCCTATTGATGATATGCAAATTGCAGAGATTAAAACCTTTTACGAAGCCATCAAAAAAGCAACGTATTTTAAAAGCTTTAATTTCTTTTTAAATACGGCACGTTTAGAACAATTAGATGCTGTTTTGGACATTCCCACACTATCGGCTTCAGATTTATATGGAGACCAAACGTATCAAGCGGTGAGCACTCAAAAAAGCTATGGATGCTTAAAATTTGTTGCTGTTGATTCGTTAAAACAAAACAATATTTCTAAACATGATATAATTGTTATTAATCAACCAATCTTAGAATTACCTATTACTGCTGGTGTTATAACCACTATTTTGCAAACCCCATTAAGTCACATTTCAGTTTTAGGAAAAAACAGACAAATTCCAATTGCAGCTTACACTAAAGCCATGCAATCTGATATTTTAAAAAGCTTTGACAATCAATATGTTTCTTTTGAAGTGGCTTTAGACACCTTTTACATCAAACCAATCTCTAAAGAATTGTTTGAAAGAAAAACTAAAAAACAGAAAAAAGCGACGTTATTTCTAGAAAAAAATACAGCGGTACAAACACTAATTAATGCTGACAATTTAAGTCAAAACTCAATAAACACTGTTGGTGGTAAAGCTGCTAACTTTGGTGTGTTATATGATTTAGCTAAACAAGAAGCCTTTAAAATTCCGGAATCCGCTTTTGCTATTCCGTTTTACTATTATGAAGCACATCTAAAAACGTCTGGAGCAGACAGCTTAGTTAAGCAAATGATTTATGATTATAAAATCAATCAAGATGCTAATAAACTAACCCAGCAACTAAAAACAATACAAAAACTTATAAAAAAAACACCTTTAGATCCTGATTTAATATCTCAAGTCGAAGCTAAAATTAAAAGTTTAGGAGACGAGACCCGCTTACGATTTAGAAGCTCGACAAATGCAGAAGATATTGTTGGGTTTTCGGGAGCAGGATTATACGACTCTAAAACAGGTATTGTTGGTAGCAAGAAAAAATCTATTGAAAAAGCCATCAAAAAAGTATGGTCAAGCTTATGGTATGAGCGCGCCTTTTTAGAACGTGACTACTTCAATATTGACCAAAACAGCATTGCAATGGGTATTTTAGTGCATCGCTCCTTCCCTAACGAGAAAGCCAATGGTGTTGCCATTACTAAAAATTTATATCGAAAAAACTACTTAGGTAATGTTATAAATGTACAAGTTGGAGACGCTAGTGTTGTTAAACCTGAAGACGGTGTGACTTGCGACCAGATTATTTGCTATTCTGGATCGTCTTCTAAATTATATAACGAAAAACGTATTGTCGAAATCATATCACACTCTAACCTTAACAATGGTAAATTAGTGATGACGGAAGCCGAAATAATTACACTCTCCGAACAATTAGAAAAAATCAAAAAACACTATTACTATAACGTGTATAAATCTAAACAGAAGTACTTAGAGTTTGGTTTGGATATCGAATTTAAACTAGATGGAGCGGATCGCGAATTATATATAAAGCAGGTAAGATATTTTAATGATTAA
- the mqo gene encoding malate dehydrogenase (quinone) — protein MSKAKLDSTQEYDLICVGGGIMSATLALMSKILKPDLKVLIVERLSEVAQESSAAWNNAGTGHSALCELNYCPEEDGKVVIEKAIKICQQFEESKQFWSYLVELGLIDDPNSFIAAVPHHSWVLGEENATYLEQRFNTMKHHFMFDTIQFTKDKSKMKDWFPLIMNNRDEDEVMAASRIDRGTEVNYGTLTKTLFNILETKFDTPVYCNMEVIDIDPSPDIDWTVEMENIETNQKYNLESKHVFIGAGGGSLLLLQKVEIEEKEGYGGFPISGEWLVCKNEDIIKQHNAKVYSKAGLGDPPMSTPHLDTRYINGKRELLFGPFAGFSPKFLKEGSNFDLLKSVKFDNISPLLGAFWHNLPLTKYLIEQVTSSHEDRMKELRKFVKDANSDDWEILVAGQRVQIIKKDEFEGGVLQFGTEVVSSKDGSVTCLLGASPGASTATSVMLQVLEKAFPEILHSEEGKAIMDKMIPFYNAEVTEDLFKAQLKKSAEAL, from the coding sequence ATGAGCAAAGCTAAGCTAGACAGTACACAGGAATACGATTTAATTTGTGTTGGAGGCGGAATTATGAGTGCTACTTTGGCATTAATGTCCAAGATTTTAAAACCGGATTTAAAAGTATTGATTGTCGAGCGTCTTAGTGAGGTGGCTCAGGAAAGTTCTGCTGCTTGGAATAATGCAGGTACAGGACATTCTGCACTCTGCGAACTTAATTATTGTCCTGAGGAAGATGGAAAAGTCGTTATTGAAAAAGCCATAAAAATTTGTCAGCAGTTTGAAGAGTCTAAACAATTTTGGAGCTATTTAGTGGAGCTTGGTTTAATTGACGATCCTAATAGTTTTATTGCTGCAGTACCACATCATAGTTGGGTTTTAGGTGAAGAAAATGCTACATACTTAGAGCAGCGTTTTAACACCATGAAACATCATTTTATGTTTGATACTATTCAATTTACAAAGGATAAGAGTAAAATGAAAGACTGGTTTCCGTTAATTATGAATAACAGAGATGAAGATGAGGTGATGGCTGCATCCAGAATTGACAGAGGTACAGAGGTTAATTATGGAACGTTAACAAAAACATTATTCAATATTTTAGAAACCAAATTTGATACACCAGTGTATTGTAATATGGAAGTTATAGATATTGATCCAAGTCCAGATATTGATTGGACGGTAGAGATGGAAAATATTGAAACTAACCAAAAATATAATCTAGAATCTAAACATGTTTTTATTGGAGCAGGAGGAGGAAGTCTTCTTTTATTACAAAAAGTAGAAATTGAAGAAAAAGAAGGATATGGTGGTTTTCCTATTAGTGGCGAATGGTTAGTTTGTAAAAATGAAGACATTATTAAACAGCATAATGCTAAAGTATATAGTAAGGCTGGACTTGGCGATCCGCCAATGTCCACACCGCATTTAGATACACGTTATATTAACGGAAAACGCGAATTGCTTTTTGGTCCTTTTGCGGGTTTTAGCCCTAAATTTTTAAAAGAAGGTTCTAATTTTGATTTATTAAAATCGGTCAAATTTGATAATATTTCGCCTTTATTAGGAGCTTTTTGGCATAATCTACCATTAACTAAGTATTTAATAGAGCAAGTAACATCCTCTCATGAAGACCGCATGAAGGAGTTACGCAAATTTGTTAAAGATGCTAATAGTGATGACTGGGAAATATTAGTAGCTGGACAACGTGTTCAGATTATTAAAAAGGACGAATTTGAAGGTGGAGTTTTACAATTTGGGACAGAAGTAGTAAGCAGTAAAGACGGAAGTGTTACTTGTTTGTTGGGAGCATCTCCAGGAGCATCAACAGCAACATCTGTAATGTTACAAGTGCTAGAAAAAGCTTTTCCAGAGATTTTACATTCAGAAGAAGGTAAAGCAATTATGGATAAAATGATTCCTTTTTATAATGCAGAGGTAACAGAAGACTTGTTTAAGGCACAATTAAAAAAGAGTGCAGAAGCTTTATAA
- a CDS encoding OmpW/AlkL family protein, whose amino-acid sequence MKKIIIPFVLLLLLSFSVKAQDAPSNDSDFNTWQARFRVAAVIPSPGDNLEGADVDISTTVIPEVDFTYFFTKHWAAELILATTKHEVEVEGLDLGHVWLLPPTLNVQYHFYSGDFKPYVGAGVNYTIFYGEDAGDVVGMDYENSVGFSFQAGIDYNLNDKWFLNLDVKQLLLSTDVTVNAGEAVIPVEVDINPLIIGLGIGVKL is encoded by the coding sequence ATGAAAAAAATAATTATACCCTTTGTGTTACTATTACTTTTATCTTTTAGTGTAAAAGCACAAGATGCACCTTCTAACGATTCTGATTTTAATACTTGGCAAGCTCGTTTTAGAGTAGCAGCTGTAATCCCTTCTCCTGGAGATAATCTTGAAGGCGCAGATGTTGATATTTCTACAACTGTAATTCCAGAGGTTGATTTTACTTATTTTTTTACCAAGCATTGGGCTGCAGAGCTTATTTTGGCAACCACAAAACATGAGGTTGAGGTTGAAGGTTTGGATTTAGGTCATGTATGGTTATTGCCTCCAACTTTAAATGTGCAATATCATTTTTATTCAGGAGATTTTAAACCTTACGTTGGAGCAGGTGTAAACTATACTATTTTTTATGGAGAAGATGCAGGAGATGTTGTGGGTATGGATTATGAAAACTCGGTAGGCTTTTCATTTCAAGCAGGAATTGATTATAATTTAAACGATAAATGGTTTTTAAATTTAGACGTTAAACAATTATTACTTAGTACAGATGTGACGGTAAATGCAGGTGAGGCTGTAATACCTGTAGAGGTGGATATTAACCCTTTAATTATTGGTCTAGGGATTGGGGTAAAGCTTTAA
- the deoC gene encoding deoxyribose-phosphate aldolase translates to MKPLSKYIDHTILKATATKADIIQLCQEAIQHQFFSVCVNSCYVSLAKAELKDSDVKVCSVIGFPLGAMSTIAKVEETKQALKDGADEIDMVLNIGLLKSKAFETVFEDIKAVKKVMPYNTLKVILETCYLNNQEINEASKLAIKAKAEFIKTSTGFGTSGATIEAVTIMKEAINNGTTKIKASGGIRDTDTALQYINLGVDRIGTSNGIAIVTGNASGDKNY, encoded by the coding sequence ATGAAACCATTAAGTAAATACATAGATCACACCATTTTAAAAGCAACTGCAACTAAAGCAGATATTATACAATTGTGTCAAGAAGCAATACAACACCAATTTTTCTCTGTTTGTGTCAATAGCTGTTATGTTAGTTTGGCTAAAGCCGAATTAAAAGATAGCGACGTTAAAGTGTGTAGTGTTATTGGTTTTCCTTTAGGAGCCATGAGTACTATTGCTAAAGTTGAAGAAACCAAACAAGCTTTAAAAGATGGCGCAGATGAGATTGATATGGTTTTAAATATTGGTTTACTTAAAAGTAAAGCTTTTGAGACTGTATTTGAAGATATTAAGGCTGTAAAAAAAGTGATGCCATACAACACATTAAAAGTAATTTTAGAAACTTGTTATCTTAACAACCAAGAAATAAACGAAGCTAGTAAATTAGCCATTAAGGCTAAAGCCGAATTTATAAAAACCTCAACAGGTTTTGGTACTTCTGGTGCCACTATTGAAGCTGTAACTATAATGAAAGAAGCTATTAATAATGGCACTACAAAAATTAAAGCCTCTGGAGGTATTAGAGACACTGACACTGCATTACAATACATAAATCTAGGTGTTGACCGTATTGGAACGTCCAACGGAATTGCAATTGTGACAGGCAATGCATCAGGAGATAAAAATTATTAA